The Clostridioides sp. ES-S-0010-02 genome window below encodes:
- a CDS encoding cupin domain-containing protein produces the protein MDIDVGSKIRALRKSKNISIATLAKESGLSTGLISQIERNMVVPSIIAMWKISKTLDVNIGYFFDDIGKDNSNIVVKKNNRKKIVTNDSTKFYELLVPNLIGKKIEFILVTLNGHTKKSNEFVTHEGEECGYIIKGKMKITLGNKEYILEEGDSFYFNSTIPHIYENCDDDECISVWAMTPPSF, from the coding sequence ATGGACATAGATGTTGGAAGCAAAATTAGAGCTCTTAGAAAATCTAAAAATATAAGTATAGCTACCTTAGCAAAAGAGTCTGGTTTAAGTACAGGTTTAATAAGTCAAATTGAACGTAATATGGTTGTTCCATCAATTATAGCAATGTGGAAAATATCAAAAACGCTTGATGTAAACATAGGTTATTTTTTTGATGATATTGGGAAGGATAATTCTAATATAGTAGTAAAGAAAAACAATCGAAAGAAAATAGTAACTAACGATTCTACAAAATTTTACGAGCTTCTTGTTCCTAATTTAATTGGAAAAAAAATAGAATTTATACTTGTTACATTAAATGGACATACAAAAAAAAGTAATGAATTTGTTACACATGAAGGAGAGGAATGCGGATACATAATAAAAGGAAAAATGAAAATAACACTTGGTAATAAAGAGTATATATTAGAGGAGGGTGACAGTTTTTATTTTAACAGCACTATACCACATATATATGAAAACTGTGATGATGATGAATGTATTTCCGTCTGGGCAATGACTCCACCTTCATTTTAA
- a CDS encoding EAL domain-containing protein encodes MKRFLKITILVLFVLLISISYISVQLIHNIGDYGKLINYVGIVRGASQRLTKLEMNFQPNDELVEYIDEILHELNTGHGKYGLVVTDCKKYNEYLSLLERKWENLNIEIKKVRMEEDSSQLLQTSEEFFKIANDTVFEIEHYSKEKSDYLMTLIIIISIVGIVAWIILIMQYNRRLIRLEKLNVDLKNIAYKDELTGANTIDKFKLDAEQYIYKHKDKKFAIFYIDFENFKYINDIFGYDYGDMILKRYSNFMMDDIGKYETFAREIADRFVALRCYVDKEALLRRQQIVDDKLINITDEIKNKYSITIVSGICCIEDVNEKLNIDDLINRANFAQKTVKNKPGTKYAFYNENIRKKMIEENTIKSRIHEALDRREFVVYFQPKVNLHNQKIDCAEALVRWMTPDKCVISPAIFIPILEKEFFISLVDQYVFEEVCRWIRKRLDENEQVVPISVNVSKIQFYNAKFVETYSRIQNKYNIPKNTIEIEFTESVAFENQEHLLEIVHDLHESGFTCSLDDFGKGYSSLSVLKDLPFDVLKLDSMFFKESLNKEKEKIVIKNIIHMIKELNIITVAEGIEYKEQVEFLKEIGCDLVQGFVFYKPMPILDFEKILDEETVYSL; translated from the coding sequence ATGAAGAGATTTTTAAAGATAACTATCTTAGTTTTATTTGTTTTATTAATTTCTATAAGTTACATTTCTGTTCAATTAATTCACAACATTGGAGATTATGGAAAGTTGATTAATTATGTTGGTATTGTTCGTGGAGCGAGTCAACGTCTAACTAAATTAGAAATGAATTTTCAACCAAATGATGAACTAGTAGAATATATCGATGAAATTTTACATGAATTAAATACAGGACATGGAAAATATGGTCTAGTAGTCACTGATTGTAAAAAATATAACGAGTATTTATCTTTATTAGAAAGAAAATGGGAAAATTTAAATATTGAAATTAAAAAAGTAAGGATGGAAGAAGATAGTAGTCAGTTACTACAAACAAGTGAAGAATTTTTTAAGATTGCAAATGACACAGTATTTGAGATAGAACATTATTCGAAAGAAAAAAGCGATTACTTAATGACTTTAATAATTATAATATCAATTGTAGGTATAGTAGCATGGATTATATTGATTATGCAGTACAATAGAAGATTAATTAGACTTGAAAAATTAAATGTAGATTTAAAAAATATTGCATATAAAGATGAACTTACAGGAGCAAATACTATAGACAAGTTTAAGTTGGATGCAGAACAGTATATTTATAAACATAAAGACAAGAAATTTGCTATATTTTATATCGATTTTGAAAATTTTAAGTATATCAATGATATATTTGGATACGATTATGGGGACATGATATTAAAACGCTATTCTAATTTCATGATGGATGATATTGGAAAATATGAAACATTTGCAAGAGAGATTGCAGATAGATTTGTTGCATTAAGATGTTATGTAGATAAGGAAGCTTTACTAAGAAGACAACAAATTGTAGATGATAAGTTGATTAACATTACAGATGAAATTAAAAATAAATATAGTATTACTATTGTCAGTGGAATTTGTTGTATTGAAGATGTGAATGAAAAATTAAATATAGATGACTTGATAAATCGTGCAAATTTTGCACAAAAGACTGTCAAGAATAAACCTGGTACTAAGTATGCTTTCTATAATGAAAATATTCGCAAAAAAATGATTGAAGAAAATACCATTAAGAGTAGAATACATGAAGCACTCGATAGAAGAGAATTTGTTGTTTATTTTCAACCTAAAGTTAATTTACATAATCAAAAAATAGATTGTGCAGAAGCTTTAGTACGTTGGATGACACCAGACAAATGTGTGATATCTCCAGCGATATTTATTCCAATATTAGAAAAGGAATTTTTTATTAGCTTAGTAGACCAATATGTATTTGAAGAGGTATGCAGATGGATTAGAAAGAGATTAGATGAAAATGAACAAGTTGTTCCCATCTCAGTTAATGTTTCTAAGATTCAATTTTATAATGCTAAGTTTGTAGAAACTTATTCGCGTATACAAAATAAATATAATATACCTAAAAATACTATAGAAATTGAATTTACAGAAAGTGTTGCTTTTGAAAATCAAGAGCATCTTTTAGAAATTGTACATGACCTACATGAAAGTGGCTTTACTTGTTCTTTGGATGATTTTGGAAAAGGATACTCGTCTCTAAGTGTTTTGAAGGATTTACCATTTGATGTTTTAAAGCTTGACTCAATGTTTTTTAAAGAAAGTTTAAATAAAGAAAAAGAGAAGATAGTAATAAAAAATATTATACATATGATAAAAGAGTTAAATATTATAACTGTTGCTGAAGGTATTGAATATAAAGAACAGGTTGAGTTTCTTAAAGAGATTGGGTGTGATTTGGTTCAAGGGTTTGTCTTTTATAAACCAATGCCAATATTAGACTTTGAAAAAATATTAGATGAAGAAACTGTTTATAGTTTATAA
- a CDS encoding ABC transporter substrate-binding protein encodes MNKKAAIIATVAIVGLVAVFALGGSKKSDKKTLDASNATIKITHSLGETDVKLKPKKVVVFDYSALDTMDALGVSESLVGLPKSSLPVSLEKYKDEKYADLGGLKEPDLESIKSTNPDLIIINGRQEDFYEQLSKIAPTISTSKDDKKYLESVKNNINKIAKIFGVEEKANQEFVKIEKKIEVLNKKVTEKDLNALTLMVNEGNLSVFGEESRFSILYNSFGFKNKDKNIKESSHGQNITFEYVAKQNPDIMFVIDRGIATGSDVKAGLTAKSVLNNDVIKSMDAYKNDNIIYLDAPTWYVNDGGLTSLNKMIDDASKAVNK; translated from the coding sequence ATGAATAAAAAAGCAGCAATAATAGCAACCGTGGCTATAGTAGGATTAGTAGCAGTATTTGCATTAGGTGGGAGTAAAAAAAGTGATAAGAAAACATTAGATGCTTCAAATGCTACTATAAAAATAACTCATAGCTTAGGAGAAACAGATGTAAAGTTGAAGCCTAAAAAAGTAGTAGTATTTGATTATTCAGCACTAGATACAATGGATGCACTAGGTGTAAGTGAGAGTTTAGTAGGACTTCCAAAATCAAGCTTACCAGTATCTTTAGAAAAGTATAAAGATGAAAAATATGCAGATTTAGGTGGATTAAAAGAACCAGATTTAGAAAGTATAAAATCAACAAATCCAGATTTAATCATAATAAATGGAAGACAAGAAGATTTTTATGAGCAATTATCTAAGATTGCACCAACAATAAGTACAAGTAAAGATGATAAGAAGTATTTAGAATCTGTCAAAAATAATATAAATAAAATAGCTAAAATATTTGGAGTAGAAGAGAAGGCTAATCAAGAATTTGTTAAAATTGAAAAGAAAATAGAAGTTTTAAATAAAAAAGTAACAGAAAAAGACTTAAATGCTTTAACTCTTATGGTAAATGAGGGGAATTTAAGTGTATTTGGTGAAGAGTCTAGATTTAGCATATTATATAATAGTTTTGGATTTAAGAATAAAGATAAAAATATAAAGGAATCAAGTCATGGTCAAAATATTACTTTTGAATATGTAGCTAAACAAAATCCAGATATTATGTTTGTTATAGATAGAGGTATAGCTACTGGTAGTGATGTGAAAGCTGGTTTAACAGCTAAATCTGTTCTAAACAATGACGTAATAAAGTCTATGGATGCTTATAAAAATGATAATATAATATACTTAGATGCACCAACATGGTATGTAAATGATGGTGGTCTTACATCTTTAAATAAGATGATAGATGATGCTTCAAAAGCAGTTAATAAGTAA
- a CDS encoding iron chelate uptake ABC transporter family permease subunit has protein sequence MKKRYLIIGIIILSYFSLFIGAEDINIMHIFAKNQHKLMIFVMSRIPRLISILIAGIGMSIAGLIMQQISKNKFVSPTTGATIDAAQFGIVICMLLIPSASIFTKTIIAFIFSLIGTFMFMKIIRKLQFKSIIFVPLVGIMFGNIIGSMTDFISYKYDLSQNVSSWMQGDFSMILKGNYEILYITIPLIIVAYIYANRFTVVGMGMDFATNLGLSYKKVVNIGLIIVALVTVCVVVTAGNIPFIGLIVPNIVSLYMGDNIRDSIWHTGLFGALFVLICDIFGRLIIYPYEISIGLTVGVIGSILFLYLILRRNINEA, from the coding sequence ATGAAAAAGAGATATTTAATTATAGGAATAATAATTTTATCTTATTTTTCCTTATTTATAGGAGCAGAAGATATAAACATAATGCATATATTTGCAAAAAATCAGCATAAACTTATGATATTTGTCATGAGTAGAATACCAAGATTAATAAGTATATTAATTGCAGGTATAGGAATGAGTATAGCAGGCCTTATAATGCAACAGATAAGTAAAAATAAATTTGTATCGCCTACTACAGGAGCAACAATAGATGCGGCTCAATTTGGTATAGTAATTTGTATGCTTTTAATACCAAGTGCATCGATTTTCACGAAGACCATAATAGCATTTATATTTTCTCTTATAGGAACATTTATGTTCATGAAAATAATAAGGAAGTTACAGTTTAAAAGTATAATATTCGTGCCATTAGTAGGTATAATGTTTGGAAATATAATAGGTTCTATGACTGATTTTATTTCATATAAATATGATTTGAGTCAAAATGTAAGTTCTTGGATGCAAGGTGACTTTTCTATGATACTTAAAGGAAATTATGAAATATTATACATAACAATACCTCTCATAATAGTAGCATATATTTATGCAAATAGATTTACTGTTGTTGGGATGGGGATGGATTTTGCAACTAACCTAGGTCTAAGTTATAAAAAAGTCGTTAATATAGGTTTAATAATAGTAGCTCTTGTTACAGTATGTGTAGTTGTTACTGCTGGTAATATACCTTTTATAGGTCTAATAGTTCCTAATATTGTATCTCTGTATATGGGTGACAATATAAGAGATAGTATATGGCATACGGGATTATTTGGGGCACTATTTGTACTTATATGTGATATTTTTGGAAGGCTTATCATTTATCCATATGAAATATCTATAGGGCTTACAGTTGGTGTTATAGGAAGTATACTATTCCTTTACTTAATACTAAGGAGGAATATAAATGAAGCTTAG
- a CDS encoding iron chelate uptake ABC transporter family permease subunit, whose amino-acid sequence MKLSLNKKIYLVTALLLISMVLFLTYGIDMNNLDYALSQRIPKILAMILGGGCIAFTTVVFQTITNNQILTPSVLGLDSLYVMIQTIIVFIFGATSNLITNENYNFIINVTIMIVASMLLYRALFERKENNIFFLILVGMVFGTLFKSATTFIQVMIDPNEFLALQTSIMASLNNINTNVLLIAFIIVIATIPFIYDDIKYLDVLSLGREQAINLGVDFDKVVKKMIILIAILVSVSTALIGPMTFLGLLLANIAREVFKTYKHTYLILGSILLGMITLIIGQFFIQHIFKFDTTLSVVINFIGGIYFIQLLLKGANR is encoded by the coding sequence ATGAAGCTTAGTCTTAATAAAAAAATTTACTTAGTGACTGCATTACTCTTGATATCAATGGTACTTTTTTTAACCTATGGAATAGATATGAATAATCTAGATTATGCATTATCACAAAGAATACCAAAAATACTTGCAATGATACTTGGAGGAGGATGTATAGCATTTACTACAGTAGTATTTCAAACAATTACTAACAATCAGATATTAACACCAAGTGTGCTAGGGTTAGATTCCTTATATGTAATGATTCAAACTATAATAGTATTTATATTTGGAGCAACCAGTAATCTCATTACAAATGAAAATTATAATTTTATCATTAATGTTACTATAATGATTGTAGCTTCAATGTTATTGTATAGAGCATTGTTTGAAAGAAAAGAAAATAATATTTTCTTTTTAATCCTAGTAGGAATGGTATTTGGAACTCTATTTAAAAGTGCAACAACATTTATTCAAGTAATGATAGACCCTAATGAATTTCTAGCACTACAAACTAGCATAATGGCTAGTCTAAATAATATAAATACAAATGTCTTGTTAATTGCATTTATAATAGTTATTGCAACAATACCTTTTATATATGATGATATAAAATATTTAGATGTACTATCATTAGGTAGAGAGCAAGCAATTAATTTAGGTGTAGATTTTGATAAAGTAGTAAAAAAAATGATAATCCTAATAGCAATTTTAGTTTCAGTATCAACAGCACTTATTGGACCTATGACATTTTTAGGTCTTTTACTAGCCAACATAGCTAGAGAAGTTTTTAAAACATATAAACATACCTATTTAATTTTAGGTTCTATATTGCTAGGAATGATTACGTTAATAATAGGTCAATTTTTTATACAACATATATTCAAATTTGATACAACATTAAGTGTAGTAATAAATTTTATAGGAGGAATTTACTTTATCCAATTATTATTAAAGGGGGCAAATAGATGA
- a CDS encoding TerD family protein — MAIELKKGQKINLTKKENTDLGEILVNLNWNQKVQKKGFFGALRNSNIDLDLGCLFEMKNGVKGAVQALGNSFGNLEHPPFAQLDGDDRTGSNTQGENIRINGNKIKEIKRILIYAFIYEGVANWSEADGVVTIKQKQDSDLVVKLDEHKNGYNMCSIALIENVNDETFSVEKVVKYFKGHREMDNEFNWGLKWVAGKK, encoded by the coding sequence ATGGCTATAGAATTGAAAAAAGGACAAAAAATAAATCTTACAAAAAAAGAAAATACCGATTTAGGTGAGATTTTAGTTAATCTAAATTGGAATCAAAAAGTACAAAAAAAGGGCTTTTTTGGAGCTCTAAGAAATAGTAATATAGATTTAGATTTAGGTTGCTTGTTTGAAATGAAAAATGGTGTAAAAGGTGCTGTTCAAGCGTTAGGCAATTCCTTTGGCAATTTAGAACATCCTCCTTTTGCTCAACTAGATGGAGATGACCGAACAGGAAGCAATACACAAGGCGAAAATATAAGAATCAATGGTAACAAGATAAAAGAAATAAAAAGAATATTGATTTATGCTTTTATTTATGAAGGTGTGGCTAATTGGTCAGAAGCTGACGGAGTTGTAACTATTAAACAAAAACAAGATTCTGATTTAGTGGTTAAGCTTGATGAGCATAAAAATGGCTATAATATGTGTTCAATAGCATTAATAGAAAATGTAAATGATGAAACATTTAGTGTTGAAAAAGTAGTTAAATACTTTAAAGGACATAGAGAAATGGATAATGAATTTAACTGGGGCTTAAAATGGGTTGCAGGGAAAAAATAA
- a CDS encoding GntR family transcriptional regulator has product MLFGHYKKGQTLPSIETICKQFRVAPQTARTALSKIQDAGYISIRVKLTSIIISEQDEEIQKSIQLITFQQ; this is encoded by the coding sequence ATATTATTTGGACATTATAAAAAAGGGCAAACTCTACCATCTATTGAAACAATTTGCAAGCAATTTAGAGTTGCACCACAAACAGCTCGTACTGCTCTATCAAAAATACAAGATGCTGGCTATATTTCAATTAGAGTTAAACTAACTTCTATTATCATCTCTGAACAAGATGAAGAAATTCAAAAAAGTATTCAATTAATTACTTTTCAGCAATAA
- a CDS encoding DUF819 domain-containing protein, producing the protein MKSFVSPDNIWVLWAIVTGWAAFSIYLEQKYSWASKISGAIIALVGAMLLSNLNIIPVESVVYDQVWGYVVPLAIALLLYQCNIKKIWKESGRLLVIFLVGSIGTVLGAMIGFLALKNAVPDLNIVAAMMTGSYIGGNVNFAAMSGAFDAPGELVSATVVADNLLMALYFFVLIAIPSIGFFRKHFKHPHVDEMESIGVNEGETIAANYWGRKEISLKDIAIAIGSAFIIVAVSVELSGWFKAIIPTSNPFLAMLNTLFGNQYLIITTLTMMFATFMPNFFSDIKGAQELGTFLIYIFFVVVGVPASIPLIIQKSPLLLLYCGIMVLINMLVTFTVAKIFKFSLEEAILASNANIGGPTTAAAMAISKGWSKLVGPILIVGTFGYIVGNYFGLLVGNILI; encoded by the coding sequence ATGAAGAGTTTTGTAAGTCCTGATAATATTTGGGTATTGTGGGCAATTGTAACTGGATGGGCAGCATTTAGTATTTATTTAGAGCAAAAGTATAGTTGGGCATCAAAAATATCAGGAGCAATAATAGCTCTTGTAGGAGCAATGTTATTATCAAATCTAAATATTATACCAGTAGAGTCTGTTGTATATGACCAAGTCTGGGGTTATGTTGTCCCTTTAGCCATAGCTTTGTTGTTATATCAATGTAATATCAAAAAGATATGGAAAGAGAGTGGAAGATTACTTGTAATATTTCTTGTAGGTTCTATAGGAACTGTACTTGGAGCTATGATTGGATTCTTGGCATTAAAAAATGCAGTACCAGATTTAAATATTGTTGCAGCCATGATGACAGGTTCTTATATAGGTGGAAATGTAAACTTTGCAGCTATGTCAGGAGCATTTGATGCACCTGGAGAATTGGTATCAGCAACTGTTGTAGCAGATAATCTTTTGATGGCATTATATTTCTTTGTTTTAATAGCTATCCCATCTATTGGATTTTTTAGAAAACATTTTAAACATCCACATGTAGATGAGATGGAAAGCATAGGTGTAAATGAAGGCGAAACAATAGCAGCAAATTATTGGGGAAGAAAAGAAATATCTTTAAAAGATATAGCAATAGCCATTGGTAGTGCTTTTATAATAGTTGCAGTATCAGTAGAATTGTCAGGTTGGTTTAAAGCTATAATACCAACATCAAATCCATTTTTAGCAATGTTAAATACTTTATTTGGCAATCAATATCTAATAATAACTACTTTAACTATGATGTTTGCTACCTTTATGCCTAATTTCTTTAGTGATATAAAAGGAGCGCAAGAGCTGGGTACATTTTTAATCTACATTTTCTTTGTCGTAGTAGGTGTTCCTGCTTCAATCCCATTAATAATTCAAAAATCACCATTATTACTTTTATATTGTGGAATAATGGTACTTATAAACATGCTAGTTACATTTACAGTTGCCAAAATATTTAAGTTTAGCTTGGAAGAAGCTATTCTTGCATCTAATGCAAATATTGGTGGACCTACAACAGCAGCAGCTATGGCAATATCAAAAGGGTGGTCTAAGTTAGTAGGGCCAATACTTATAGTTGGAACATTTGGTTATATAGTTGGTAATTATTTTGGTCTTTTGGTAGGAAATATTTTAATATAA
- a CDS encoding membrane dipeptidase, which produces MIFDGHSDTWSDVTIRRINGEKDVFRRIHLENFKKANIEGAIFVIWIDPPYDKKPEKRVKQIIECVKEEIEDMKDIVNIVKKYSDINKGLNENKINILIGLEGLSHVGKNLDLIEYYYKEVGARHASLTWNEQNELATGCLGDENRGLTAIGKKAVDKLEQLGMLIDVSHLNEKSFWDLMSVVSKPVIASHSNVKNLCDVKRNLTDNQLKEISKTGGLVGINSFRAFTNINPKKQDLIHLVDHIDYMVNLIGIEHVSFGFDFSDYLGEETIGSFTEENSKNPSVDGLKSTYEAKNIIVELEKRGYKKSDINLISSGNFYRVFKEILK; this is translated from the coding sequence ATGATTTTTGATGGACATTCAGATACTTGGTCAGATGTAACGATAAGAAGAATTAATGGAGAGAAAGATGTATTTAGAAGAATCCATCTTGAAAATTTTAAAAAAGCAAATATTGAAGGGGCTATTTTTGTAATATGGATAGACCCACCATATGATAAAAAGCCTGAAAAGAGAGTTAAGCAGATAATAGAATGTGTAAAAGAAGAAATTGAAGATATGAAGGATATTGTAAACATAGTAAAAAAATATTCTGATATAAATAAAGGTCTAAATGAGAATAAAATAAATATTTTAATTGGTCTTGAAGGTTTAAGCCATGTTGGAAAAAATTTAGACTTAATCGAATATTATTATAAAGAAGTTGGAGCTAGACATGCATCATTAACTTGGAATGAGCAGAATGAACTTGCTACAGGGTGTTTAGGAGATGAAAATAGAGGCTTAACTGCAATAGGAAAAAAAGCAGTAGATAAGTTAGAACAATTAGGTATGCTAATAGATGTATCACATCTAAATGAAAAATCATTTTGGGATTTGATGTCAGTTGTAAGTAAACCAGTTATAGCATCTCATTCTAATGTTAAGAATCTATGTGATGTAAAAAGAAATCTTACAGATAATCAATTAAAAGAAATTTCAAAAACAGGTGGATTAGTGGGAATAAATAGCTTTAGAGCATTTACCAATATTAATCCTAAGAAGCAAGATTTAATACATTTAGTTGACCATATAGATTATATGGTGAATCTTATAGGTATAGAGCATGTATCTTTTGGTTTTGATTTTAGCGATTATCTAGGAGAAGAGACTATAGGTTCTTTTACTGAAGAAAATTCCAAAAATCCAAGTGTAGATGGGCTTAAAAGTACATATGAAGCTAAGAATATAATAGTAGAGCTTGAAAAAAGAGGATATAAAAAAAGTGATATAAATCTAATATCTAGTGGAAACTTTTATAGAGTGTTTAAAGAGATACTAAAGTAA
- a CDS encoding HAD hydrolase family protein: MIVFSDLDRSIIYSDKFLNTNKRYNNIEIYKEKEISYISLNTINLIKQIQYYGMFVPTTTRTIEQFKRIEFNKYGIYFPWSITSNGGVILKDNEILKSWSEKIDKLKSDYEPIESMVDKFKIYLNVEGITNFKVAEDTFFYIVVDFKKFNLDSIREYINILESKNWRLYVSGRKIYFIPKEISKENAIEYLTKELGIESFYAIGDSIMDYGMLDISNKAYVLKHGDINKNEIKNTFISSKFDGMSGTEEILSEILDESCLLNI; encoded by the coding sequence ATGATTGTTTTTTCAGACTTAGACAGGAGTATTATTTACTCTGATAAATTTTTAAATACTAATAAGAGATACAACAATATAGAAATCTATAAAGAGAAAGAAATCTCTTATATATCTTTAAATACTATAAATTTAATAAAACAAATACAGTACTATGGTATGTTTGTACCAACTACTACTAGAACAATAGAGCAGTTTAAGCGTATAGAATTTAATAAATATGGTATTTACTTTCCATGGAGTATAACTTCAAATGGAGGAGTTATACTTAAAGATAATGAAATATTGAAATCATGGAGTGAAAAGATAGACAAATTAAAATCTGACTATGAGCCTATTGAAAGCATGGTAGATAAATTTAAAATTTATTTGAATGTAGAAGGAATAACTAATTTTAAAGTTGCAGAGGATACATTTTTTTATATAGTTGTAGATTTTAAAAAATTTAATTTAGATTCAATTAGGGAGTATATAAATATATTAGAATCAAAAAATTGGAGATTGTATGTGAGTGGTAGAAAAATTTATTTTATACCAAAAGAAATCTCAAAAGAAAATGCCATAGAATATTTAACCAAAGAATTAGGAATAGAAAGTTTTTATGCAATTGGGGATTCTATTATGGATTATGGGATGCTCGATATTTCAAATAAAGCTTATGTATTGAAGCATGGTGATATAAATAAAAATGAAATAAAAAACACATTTATATCAAGTAAATTTGATGGAATGAGTGGAACTGAGGAAATATTATCTGAAATTTTAGATGAAAGTTGTCTACTCAATATATAA
- a CDS encoding ATP-binding cassette domain-containing protein: protein MIEIKNIFKKYKNKNVVDNVSFNIEKGKITSFIGPNGAGKSTVLSIVTRLIGGDSGEVLIEGKSLSSYNNKELAKKIAILKQSNNITLKLTIRELVGFGRFPYSEGNLTQEDEKYINEAIEYMKLTDIQDKYLDELSGGQRQRAYIAMVIAQNTEYILLDEPLNNLDMNHSVQMMKVLRSLCDELGKTIVLVMHDINFASCYSDNIVALKNGKIEKVGRTDEIVNEKVLGDIYEMNFDIKHINGNRICVYF from the coding sequence ATGATAGAAATAAAAAATATATTTAAAAAATATAAAAATAAAAATGTTGTAGATAATGTTTCTTTTAATATAGAAAAAGGAAAAATAACATCTTTTATAGGTCCAAATGGGGCTGGTAAAAGCACTGTGTTATCAATAGTAACAAGACTTATAGGAGGTGATAGTGGAGAAGTATTGATAGAAGGAAAAAGCTTGAGTTCTTACAACAATAAAGAACTTGCAAAAAAAATAGCTATACTTAAACAATCTAATAATATAACTTTAAAACTCACAATAAGAGAATTAGTTGGCTTTGGAAGATTTCCATACAGTGAAGGAAATTTAACTCAAGAGGATGAAAAATATATTAATGAAGCAATAGAGTATATGAAATTAACTGATATACAAGACAAATATTTGGATGAATTAAGTGGAGGTCAAAGACAAAGAGCTTATATAGCAATGGTAATAGCCCAAAATACGGAGTACATATTACTTGATGAACCACTTAACAATTTGGATATGAATCATTCAGTACAAATGATGAAGGTACTTAGAAGTCTTTGTGATGAGTTAGGTAAGACTATAGTGTTGGTCATGCATGATATAAATTTTGCTTCATGCTATTCAGATAATATAGTTGCACTTAAAAATGGAAAAATTGAAAAGGTAGGTCGTACAGATGAAATAGTTAATGAAAAAGTTTTAGGAGATATTTACGAAATGAACTTTGACATTAAGCATATAAATGGAAATAGAATATGTGTTTATTTTTAA